The sequence AACAGGTTCAGCCTTTACCTTGAGATGCGTACTTACAATCCCATTCCCATCAATGCAAAGTTAAGAAGTAAGTATTTACAGTATATGCCATTGGAATTGTATCATTAGACCTAACACCAATTATGCATTAACTGATAAGATATCAGGCAGTTGAACTTCATTAATATTTTGATAGGCTAGGGGATCAGCTCTCAGACAGGCTTTCAAGGGATGGAATTTGAATACAACTTGTGTACCTTTGACCAAGCCTCCTAACAAAGTATGGACTCCACTCAATCACATACACATTTTTGGTGAAAAATTGTAAGATTCCGATCTGAAAAGTACATCTGTGTCATTTTTCTTCTCAATAAGCAGGATTACTGTTACATTTTAAGTGTTTGTTCATGTGGTGATACTGTCATGGATTAAACTGAGTGTACATCACTAACCATTATTGTGAAGAGATGAATTTCACAGGGCTGCAGGAGTGAagttggtgatgtcaccatgatACTGAGAAAATCCTGGCCTAATTCTATATCTTCAATTAGTAAAACAATGTCATAAGAAACATAaaattaaacattttattttccaaaTTGATGCCCCTATTAGTTCTAGGCTCTAGTCACTCAGTCGATTCTGTCTGACACTTCATGGGGGTTTCTGTTGTGAATCACTCTTCTACCAACCATTTCCTGGCATACAAAAGATCCAATGTTCTGTTTGTTATCTTACTGGGTTAATCTGTAGTGTGTTGACACTCATTTACATTGTAAAAATCCAGCCACTGCTATTGTCCCTACAGTCCATGTATTGTCCCCTCGGGGTGTTTTTATAGGACAGTGGCAGCTTGCCGGCAGTGCCTCGTCCTGAGTCATTACGTATcggccatgttgtgttgctggtgGGGCGACGAGTTGTTGGCGTAGCACTGGACTTCAGACCTCATGATTCACTGGCTGACTCACAGCTCTGTGTTATTGAGACAATATTGTTTTAGCCATTCCTCTTGCAGTCCTTAATCTAGTATGACATGGTATCAAAGGGTTGCATGAAAGTTAACCCTGTAAATACTATTCAACCAGTAAATCATTAAAACTACCATGAAAATGTGATAAATACTCCTTGTTTTCTGTTTCTGTGACAATCCTCCTCGCCAGTGAGAGGTAATGATACAGAGCAGTGAAGGGGGGTCTACTCTGAAAGTATAGtttaccaattacttcacactggaagaagttaagccACACTAAAGCTATCCTAAAGAAACATATAGTTTACTTCACTAAAGTGACTATGAAAAGGTAGTTCACTACTTTCTGAAAAATTATatgtaaatctgaaatgtcagacTACAAATCACAAGAACAGATCACTTTGGGGTCATATGTTAACAATATGGAATTTAGCCTATTAAACACAATTATGTTTCAAGTGATATTTTGTTTTTGCAAAAAAAAGTGCATATATGTAGTTAGATACAGTGCATacacattgtgttacgttacagctttatctaaaatatattacatttgtttttcttcaatctacacacaataccccataatgacaaaatgtaaACAGGTTTTGGGATTATTttgcaatttttttttaaacaatattaTTTAGACTTcttgagtatctggaacatcagcatgtgtgggtttgattacaggctcaaaatggccagaaacaaagacctttcttctgaaactcgtcagtctattcttattctgagaaatcaaggctattccatgtgagaaattgccaagaaactgaagatctcgtacaacgctgtgtactactcccttcacagaacagcaaactctttgtttctggccattttgagcctataattgaaagtcaaggggtctgactactttccgTATGCACTGTACACCGTTACATGGCAAAAAAGTAAATAACTAATGAAAACACAACCTAGAAttgaatttagttcaactaccaccaagctactgtaaaatgtaattaaatgacTAGTTGAACTACATATAGTTTATTACTCCACAACACTGGAATAGAGGTACACAGTTATTGGCTTCTGTGGACATGGCCTTATGTTGGACTTCTGGGGTCATTTCCACACTGAAGTTGTACGTGTGTTGTTTTTCCTTGTACTCAGTATTCTATTCCTCCAGAAGACCTGGATGGATCGGGACATGATCTGGAAAGTTCTGGCTCAGGTTCAGGGGAACGGGCAGAAGGTAATCCTATTCattgtgtgtgtcagggtgtatgtgtgtgtgtgtctgtctgtctatgtctgtggGTTTCACATTTCTTAGTAAACATTTCTGCTTCCACTCCCTTCAGTGTCCAAAGGCTCAGTGAGGCTTACCACTATCTCAACATTTACAATGACAATGAGTGAAGATGACTTAATGTTCAATGCCATTGATGAAGAGGATAAAGCCGTCCCAATTATCATGACAGACAACACCAGAAATAAAATATCAGTAGGTCATTTTAGTATTTTAAGAATTGATTAGTCTTTTAAGAATTCACTATGAGCAAAATATGTTCTCTCTTGATAGAGGTGAAAAAACGTCTGAGTATCCCATCTTTTCTGTGTCTTTAGGAGGACTCAGACTTGACCTTTGACAAAAGGCCTAAACTAGATGACAACAACGGATCAGCCATTGGCAATGTGGCAAAGAGTGGGGGTCTTCTAGCAAACAAAGAAGCTCTTGCAGGTAACATCCAACTTATTGAGTATATTATTTGGTATATTATTTCCTCCATATCAACTGACAGATGCGCTGAGGTACAAGTAGCCCAACCTTCTTATTCTTCCTCTTTGCAGCTATTATTGCAGGAGGAGTGGTGGGACTGGCCTTGGCTGCCTCCCTGTTAACACTCATGGTCTATAACATGAAGAAGAAAGATGAGGGAGGCTACACTGTCAACCAGAAAAACACATCTAACGGAGGATATCAGAAACCGAAGACCAAGGAGGAGTTTATTGCGTAACTTCCCCTCAAAGACAAAATAATGTCTCAACCCAGCAGATTTGTTTGAAGAGTTCATTTTTGAGAGAAAGAAGTTGGTTGGGTTTGCGCCAGGAGAAAATTCACAGCAGAAAATGCAAACTTGTGGTGTATTCGAGGTTTAAAAAgacggtaacactttacttgacacccaagTAAAGATAACATATAAcatggtcataaccatgtcataatacgtcataacagctgacataacttgtcatatggccacaacactgtcatgacacataataaacagcaaaaaaagaaacgtcctctcactgtcaactgcgtttattttcagcaaacttaacgtgtaaatatttgtatgaacataagattcaacaactgagacataaactgaacaagttccacagacatgtgactaacagaaatggaatattgtgtccctgaacaaaggggggggtcaaaataaaaaataacagtcagtatctggtgtggccaccagctgcattaagtactgcagtgcatctccccctcatgaactgcaccagatttgccagttcttgctgtgagatgttactacACTCTTCCAtgaaggcacctgcaagttccctgacatttctggggggaatggccctagccctcaccctctgatccaacaggtcccagacgtgctcaatgggattgagatccgggctcttcactggctatggcagaacactgacattcctgtcacGCACAGAataagcagtatggctggtggcaatgTCATGCTggtgggtcatgtcaggatgagcctgcaggaagggtaccacacgagggaggaggatgtcttctctgtaatgcacagcgttgagattgcctgcaatgacaacaagctcagtccgatgatgctgtgacacaccgccccagaccatgacgaaccctccacctccaaatcgatcccgctccagagtacagcaTTCGGTGTCAAGCAATTTTTTTCAACAATacacacgaatccgaccatcacccctggtgagacaaaaccttgACTCATCAGAGACGAGcacattttgccagtcctgtctagtccagcgacggtgggtttgtgcccataggcggtgttgttgccggtgatgtctggtgaggacctgccttacaacagacctacaagccctcagtccagcctctctcagcctattataGACAGtttgagggattgtgcattcctggtgtaactcgggcagttgttgttgccatcctgtacctgtcctgcaggtgtaatgttcagatgtaccgatcctgtgcaggtgttgttccacgtggtctgccactgagaggacgatcagctgtccttcttgtctccctgtagcactgtcttaggtgtctcacagtgcggacattgcaatttgttgccctggccacatttgcagtcctcatgcctccttgcagcatgcctaaggcactttcacacagatgagcagggaccctgggcatctttcttttggtgtttgtcagagtctgtagaaaggcctctttagtgtctgaagttttcataactgtgaccttaactgGTCacaataaaagatcccagaaatgttccatatgcacaaaaagcttatttctcgcaaatgttgtgcacaaatttgtttacatccctgttagtgagcatttctcatttgccaagataatccatccacctgacaggtgtggcagaccaagaagctaattaaacagcatgaccattacacaggtgcaccttgtgttgggggcAACATGCCACTAAAATGTGTgattttgtcacacaatacaatgccacaaatgtttcaagttttgagggagagtgcaattgtcatgctgactgcaggaatgtccaccagagctgttgccagataattttatgttgatttatttacCATAAACCGCctacaatgtcattttagagaatttggcagtacgtctaaatggtctcacaactgcagaccacatgtggCGTCATGAGGGACGAGCGGTTTGTTAATGTCAATGTTGTTAACAGAGTGTCCCCTGGGGCCAGTGGCAACAAACAGAATTGCATTTTGTcgttggcaatttgaatgcacagagataccgtgatgagatcctgaggtccattgttgtgccattcatccgctacCATcaaatcacctcatgtttcagcatgataatgcacggccccatgtcacaaggatctgtacacaattccggAAAGCTGAAAATTTCcctacatactcaccagacatgtcacccattgagcatgttctgactcgacgtgtacaacagcgtgttccagttcccgcctatatccagcaacttcttacagccattaaagaggagtgggacaacattccacaggccacaatcaacagcctgatcaactctatgcaaaggagatgtgtaaTGCTGCAAAACCAGACACTGACAagtttctgatccacgcccatacctttttttaaggtatcggTCACCAACAGCatttctgtattcccagtcatgtgaaatccatagattagagcttaatttatttttttcaatggactgatttccttgtatgaattgtaactcagtaaaatctttgaaattgttgcatgttgtgtttgtttttattcagtgtatatgtcacaacaggtgtaaatatatgaGTCATGACAGTGTCATGACCATgtgacaggttatgacaagttatgtcagctgttatgacattttatgacatggttatgaccgtgtCATAACATGTTATGACACTGGGTGTCTAGTAAAGTGTTATCAAAAAGGCTTCTAAGGTTAATTTAAATTTTAATATATATTTGCCCTTACTAAAAATGAATCAATCTCAACAAATATTTCTTAATgataatccacacaataattcagATTTCCTTTTGCTTAAggtttattttcctgctgtgagaaactgtaAGATCCTACACATGTAATTTCAAGTTTTTTTTAAGAGTAAGGAACAGGTTTATTTAAAATCAAAGTACATTTTGTATTACTGTTCCACATTTGTATTATGTTATCTGTAACATGTGTGCACTGTGTGGATATTATACACCTTGATGTAATGGACACTTTACGTACAACTGTGTTGAATGTAATTAATATAGTGTGGCCTTGAGACTAAAGTGTACCTTGTAGTTGTTTGTCCTA is a genomic window of Oncorhynchus gorbuscha isolate QuinsamMale2020 ecotype Even-year linkage group LG12, OgorEven_v1.0, whole genome shotgun sequence containing:
- the LOC123990561 gene encoding syndecan-1-like, with protein sequence MRTLVISTLLFAMGTCLPAITTSYSIPPEDLDGSGHDLESSGSGSGERAEVSKGSVRLTTISTFTMTMSEDDLMFNAIDEEDKAVPIIMTDNTRNKISEDSDLTFDKRPKLDDNNGSAIGNVAKSGGLLANKEALAAIIAGGVVGLALAASLLTLMVYNMKKKDEGGYTVNQKNTSNGGYQKPKTKEEFIA